A stretch of DNA from Molothrus ater isolate BHLD 08-10-18 breed brown headed cowbird chromosome Z, BPBGC_Mater_1.1, whole genome shotgun sequence:
AATGTGTGTGTGGAACGTTCTGTATTCCTATGAaatttttttggaaagaaaagcgGCAGTGGATGTTTCCGTGGCTGTGGCGCTGGGAGTGAGTGCTGAATGATTTGAGGCACAGCGAGGCTGTAACCCCATTTCTGCATCCAAACTTAATTTGTCCTAACTGAAATAAAGGCCAGCACTAAAGACTGCAAGCAGCAGCTTTAAAATAACACGGGTGAAAAGTGATGTTCTCCTTGCTCTGCttccagaggggctgcaggaacacgggcagggagaaggagcagcaggaatctCACAGTGGGGGCAAAACTGGGAAAAGCTTCACCTGGCATTGGTGAAAAATTGGGATTCAAAGTGGGGCAGCATCCGAGGATCAGGTGTGCAGGGAACGAGCAGggagtgcagggacagccagggcatAACCACACTGCTGCCGTCCCCTCACGtggcttccagcagctctggaacagTGCTGAAACTGCAAAAAACAAGGAACATGCAAAATAAAGTTATTGCATGTCTATGCACCTTAGTGATAGCttgtaaaaatatataaaactaaTGTATTTGTACGTTAAAATTCACGTTACAAAaacatataaacatataaatgTGGAATTATAGGTATAAAATCTATTCATATATCGATATAATAAGTGGATTATAATGTAATTATGTTATATTATCACTATGGACATATTATGGATGtcatttaaaacattaaattgtatgggaataatttcttccaaatatagataaaaaaaaaaaatatgtatttgtatataaatatatactagTTACTGTGGAGATATTATGGGTAGAATATATCCATATATGAATATGATAGCATTTTGTATATAACGTTTACATATATCCATAGAGGGCATAATATATCCATAATATACAGATTATTGATATATTATTGATAAATAGTTTATGAATATCCACAGTGCATGGCTACGGATACAAACATGTCCATATAGGATATAAGGGATATAATTTACATGATTTATGATCATATCCACATAAGGTATGATTACATATTGCATATATAGGATAAAGAAGCTGTAGCAGGTATAACAATAGGGATATAATGGATAGAACGGGTGTAATTTACATAATTTATAACCATACCCATGTCAGGGTGCGCCCCGCGCCCTCAGGGCCCTGCGGGCTGTCCCCCGCGCTGCCTGTCGCGGCTGCCGGACGCCGACCGGCGGCAGGCTCGCTGGGGGCTGAGGTCGGTACTTATATATGGGAACAATCAATACATTCTGTTTATTATTTGCCTCGCTGGCGGCGGGCGGGCCCGGCGCGGGGCTGGGCGGGCGCGGCCCTGCCAGGACCTCGCGGACGGCGGGCagagcgcggcggcggcgggaacaggtcagtgctgggggagcCGCGCTGCTCCCCCCTTTCCTCCGCGTGGGCGCGTCCGCCGCCTTCGGCCGCGAACGGGCGGGCGGAACCATCGGTGTCAGGAAAAGGAGAGCTCGCCGCGGTCGGGACTCCCCCGGTAGGAAATGGGCCAGCCCGTGTGCCCGTTGTGAGCTGGCGGGAACGGGCGGTACTATCCCCGAAAGACGGGGGTTTTGGGGGACGGGCGCACCTGTGCCATCCCCATCCTCCCACCGAGGGACATATATAACGACATATATCTCTATAGAATATATCCCTCTTTCCCTTAGGTTGTGTCTTGTGTTCCTCGTGTCCTTGTCCCAGACACCGGGGCTGGGGTGTCCCTTTGTCCTGACAAGGTGAGTTTTCCTTGGGATGTGATTAGGAGAACTGACGTTCTGGAACCTTATAGAACTTCCTTGGCAGTCCATGAGCTTTTTCCTTAAAATCAGGGTGTGCTGAAAACTGGCTCTGCTGATAACTTGCATATTTCCCAAATAGATGCACTGTGAACAGCAGAACCGATGGAAACGTagggtaaaaataaaatagtaacggtaaaataaaaacagtaacagtagtaataataataataataataataataatgatagtAGCAATTTCCATTGAAATTGATGAAGCTTCTTTAGGAGTTCTGTTTTCAGCTGTGTGTCTTTAACATTTAACTTTGGCTTTTGTATCAGCAGACATCCAGTAAGAGAAgcatctttatttattttcttattgcaGAGAACCAGTAGGAATAAGGGTAGTGGAATATCAAAGTTTcctgttttgtgtgtgtgtgcaccatGTACCTGAGACCCCAGGCCCACATGACCATTTATAAAACTGTCTGCAAAGATAAAACTGACAGAAATCTATTAGGGCAGGTTCCAGTCATGGTGTTGACTCTTtgtgtgcttttttaaaagtacagaCATGCTACATGCTGTATGTAACCAAACCAGCTGAACACAAAACTGGTGTCACCCATAGGGTTGGCagatcccagagtggtttgggtagaaagggaccttaaagctcatcccatcccaacccctgccatgtgcagggacaccttccactgtcccaggctgctccaagccccatccagcctggcctgggacactgccagggatccaggggcagccacagctgctctgggcaccctgggccagggcctgcccaccctcccagccagcaattcctaattgccaagagcccaaaatctgtccctgccctctggccctgggagccattccctgggtgctgtccctccaTCACTTGGAAATTGTTCCTCAGGTACTAAAAAGCCAAAATCAGATCACCCCGAAGCTTCTCTTCTATaatcccaactctctcagccttttcagATGATTCTTGTCTAATGAACAGGAGAAAACCATGCTGTATTGGAGCTTTATTGGACATTTTCTGATAAACAGCTCCTCAGACTTGTTCATGGAGTAAAATGCAGTGCTTGCAGCCCAAATGAGGGGAAGTGTTTGTTTCTGGAGACAGATCTTTAGCCAGGGGACTCAAACATCACCTCTCTGTTCCTCCCCTGGTGCCTTTACCCTTCAAATCCTGGCTTTTATTTTGGGCTGGGTACGTGGAACCAGAAAAGCTGCCCCTTTTTCAAGAGCGTGGAATGACCTTCAAGGTGCTGGATTTGCCTGAGCCCTGACAGCTTCCTGGctaaaaatctgcaaaaatcCTCACTGTCACCACTGAGCAGCCTCAGAGTGGCTGCGGTGTGGGCTGCATCACTcttacaaaaaacaaaaccaacaattTCCACTTTGGCCGAGCATTTTGAGCTTTACAGCCAAAATGCAGCTTTACAGATGCAGCTTTAGAGCGCTGTGTCTTTATTTTCACTGTTGGTGTCGGCAGGACTTGCTGAAATATTCTTGCTGAGGCCTTGCGCCCAGCATTCCCAGACCTAACGGCCCCCTCTCTCCCTGGAACCCTTGAGTCCTCCAGacaacattattttattttgatgcaCTTAAAGAACAAACAGCACCCGATTTCCTCACAGAGTCTTTGTGAGGAAAAACACCTCCCTCCATATGAAttatgtgggggtttttttaactcctCAGCAGTCCCGGGGTGCCTCGGCCTGTCCCCGGGCGCGATGGCGGCACGGCGCGCGCTGAAGGCCGTGCTGGTGGATCTCAATGGCACCCTCCACATCGAGGACTCGGCCGTGCCCGGCGCCCAGGAGGCACTCAAAAGGCAAGTTTCCCCTCTCTTCTGGGTTTGCTCTGGGaggttgtgtcagtgctgttTGCACAAAGGGGTGGGTGAGTGGGGTGAGTGGGCTGAGCGGGCGAATCCTTTGTGCTGTGTTCGtgccaggagagctcagcaAAGGGTGGAGAGAGATACTGGTGTCACCTgagcccctgctgctctcctcagtgtctcttcctgtgttttctgaGCCTTTTCTAGACATAAAACCCCCAATCTTCAGGGTGTCTCCACTGATTCAGGTGAGACAGCCACAGCTGAAATTGAGTTCTGGTGAATTACCCTAAAATCTGTTCAGCTGAGCTGTTCTTCAGGGCTCTGATTGTCAGATCTTTCAGATCTGTGCTGAGATAAAGTGGGATAACAGAAAAGCTTGGTCAAGGGAGCAAGGCAACCTCTGcagtgttttcatttcattcagACAATGCTTTTCTTGGTTATTActgtttttaaagtttctttctGCTAGGTAGGCaatgtaatttgttttttcttttgtagtaaTTTCAACACATTAATAGGGCAGTCAAATTAACTCCTTCTCTCATGGTTAAAGGGTGCCTAAAGACACTGAGGCACAGCAAAGTGATTTATTCCAGCCAGGTCAGTGGTGAAATAGGACACACAATCCCAGGAATATTTGTGGTGTTTTTCTGGAGAAGACAACTTGAAATGGCTGAGGAAAAATCCCAGAGTTATAGATGATACTGTGGTGAATGAAGAAGGACACTTTAGGATTCTGGGGCACTAAGGATTAATCAGGATATAGGAGCAGAACTGAACTCTGCTGGAGCTGAATGGGCTGCTAAGGGTTTTCTCAGCTGTAGATCAGAGGAAAAGTTCACAGAGGGATGAGGAAGCTGAATTTTCCACAGGTAGTGCTGTGGAAATTATTATGTCCTGAAGATGTAAAATTGCAAGGAAGTAAAAACTGCTGAAACACTGGGTACTCATTCATTGCCCTTTCACTCACTGCACtgtttcctgctgcagggagaaatGAGAGTCAATGTTCCTGAAATTCCGTATAATATATATGTGCTGTCACAGGTATGGAAGGCAGGTGGCAGAGAAAACAGCCAGGTCTTTTGGCTCAGaggtttgaaaaaaattattataccACTCTCTTCTGCCAGTCCACGTCCCTGTCCTTCTCAAAAGAGAAGCTGGAAGGAATGGCATGCAGCTTGCATAGGGAGCAAATGGAGAGGTGCCTATTTTAGGGTTACTACATTCACAGTTCCCTATTGAGGTCCAGAGGGAAAAatcatattaatttttattttattatcaacCAGGAGACTCTTTTATCAGCTCATACCTGTGAATGGTCAGTGTAAAACAAGAGATAGAAGGAAGTGGCAGGTGAAAGCAAGTCTCCAACTTTATTCTGATGTTCTCCACACAGTCCTGATGCATGTGTTTGTTCCTATAGCAACAGAGAAAGTGATGGTGGGGGAATAATTAAAAGGAATGCTGTTGAAATTGtcacttaaaattatttgattgTTTGGTAGCATTTACTGTCAGCACAGGGCAATAACGTGGTTTTATGTGATACCGGTGCTCCTtaggaaagggggaaatggcTGCAGAAGCTGACATAAAACCACCACCAAGGTAACACAGGCTCCTGGAGCCTCCTGAAcgagccacagctgctgggaaattCACCCAGCAGTGGAGTTCAGTATATTAATTCAGCAACAAGcttattttgtttgcttcttttgaTCAAGAAGCGGGACTGTCTTATTTATTGTGTAGTTTGAATAAAAAGGCTTTTCAAATTAGTTATCATAgatgtgctggctgctgctgtgaggaggGAGTTGCAATCACTGTTTGCCTCAGGAATCTTTGTGctagagagggagaggaggggaggatgACTTGTCTTGGTCTGGGGGGTGTAATTCTGCTGTCTGTTCCACATCACACAAGTTTTTGTGTGGCACCAGTCTTATGTGTGCTCTTTGCATCTgtctcagaatctctgctggtcagagtgaccccaagatgtgtcagaaagtctcttttcccagcctggcactcaAAGAAGGAGACAGAGCTCTTCTattcttggtctcaaggttgtttactgtttcttatctataaaattctttctctgacccaCCAAGGTCTGTCTGACAGGtcgggttgaggcacactgccCATCCttggggcagtgttatctttttatactaaaaactacatgtacactatttacaataactttccaatgcctatcacctatgttagacagtgagcttctactctaaaccaatctaaaagtgccaacatcacccagaagatggaggttaggaagaagaaggaaaaaggacaaggcatgcccaaattcctccatcttgggaccctaagcccccattctaaaaacctcaaaaatctatttttttcaccCTGAGATgaattcactatcattctacttaaactttcatggtaaatcctcatataaggttggtaattttttccatgggtcaagatcaaaggcacaggggtcttgggctctgtgccaaggtctctgagccccctggtCAGGGGTTCGAGAAGaagaatttcctgggttctgacacaTCTGCAGCCTTTGGGGCTGTTTTTAGCcccagagagaagcagaggtgTGAGAACAGGAGGAGCCTGTGTCCAGtttgtccctgtgtcccccccaggCTGCGCAGTGCCCCGCTGACCGTCCGGTTTGTGACCAACACCACCAAGGAGAGCAAgagggacctgctggagagGCTGACGCGGCTGGGCTTCGACATCGCCGAGCACGAGATCTTCACCTCCCTGACAGCAGCCAGGaacctcctggagcagcagcaggtgcgGCCCCTGCTCCTGGTGGACGATAAGGCCCTGCCTGATTTCACAGGTGAGGTGCTCAGGAAGCAGCTAATTAATGAACAGCAGTTAACGAGATGTGGTGCTCTCGATCGTCTACAGACCACCAGCCATGGTGGAGTCTGAAATGTGGAATGCTGCAGGGTCATAAAGGtcctttcttcattttaaatcaAACATCAAAACAGCCTGAAGTTGTATCTTCTtgaggagcagtgggaatggCAGCCAAGGCCTTCAGATAGTCAGGAATTCTGGTAAAACTCGGTGCTTTTCATTCATTTCCAGTGTAAAATATGAAGTAATAGTTATCACCAGGTCATTGGTGCTTTACTGGACCTACCagtgctgattttttttgtagcaAAGATGTGTCAGTTTGTGCAATTCCAGCAGAGGTTTTACTGATAAAGAGCTGAAAAACCAGTGTGTAGGCACACACAGCAGGCTCTTTCTCTGTTAATAGATTATTATTAAATGCAAAATCTCCAGGCAATTATTGCTTATCTTATACTCAACATTTAGATTTCACCCTGTGTACTTGGATACCTTCACTGGTTACAGAAGGTTCATCAGCCTGAGTCCTCTAAATTGTCAACCCTAAAGACTTGCTTAAGATCTGCTTTGCTGACAGATGCTCCCATTTCCCTCCCTCAGTAATCAGGGGAGCAGAAAATGATCTGTTCTCACTTGGACATCAAGAGTAGCAAAGATACCCATGTTTTTAACATACTTAGAGTTGAAAACTGTATACTGTATACTCAAAATTTCTTATTTAACGTCAAGGCAAGCAGAAGTTTGGATGGCTTGCCTTGCCCTTGTCTtacaaactgaaatattttggctgTGTAATTTAAGTAGGTTCTAATCTTGCCAGGATCTAGGAGTTTTCTGTTAAATTTTGGTGCCATAGTCTGGTCAGAAATTTTCAGCAAGGTCAATGTTTAGGAGAAAAAACCTCTATGAGAGCAGTGAAACTTGGTAATCTGTTCTACCTAACAGCATATCCAGAGAAATGTGCCCCCAGCAATATTCAGCAATATTCAGCAATATCTGTGCTCCAGGAAGGCTTTCCTGGGTGAGaaacagcagaggcagcagctctttcaCTGACAGCATTTAAATCAGCTCAGTCTCCATAGTTTTGGGATCTTTCCATCAGTTTTTCAGGAGCTGATGCTAATTTTGTAAAAGATGGCCCAGACAGAGGTAACGTGGGGGCACATTGGTGCATCACCTGTACTGCTGGGGTCTGGAGTGggttgtttgatttgtttttgcCACAAGGGCTTTGGCCCACATAtcctcagtgctgcttttgGAACACGTAAGTACAGTGGAGAGTGCTTTAAATTCCAGTTAATGGCTGCTATTGAGCTGTTCTTGGCTAATCTCTCTGTTAAAGTTGGTCACAGGCAGATGAAGGAATCCTTTCCTGGTTTAAGGGCTCAGATGCTTCTGGGCGATGTCACAAATCCACCATGGCACCTCTGAGTGGATGTTCTGCTGGCTGAGCCACCCGAGGGACATGCAGCAGGAAACCTgagccagccaggagctctggtTGTCCTGCCAAAGGTGCAGAGGGTGTGTCTGAAGGTGGAAAAAATCCTCAGCTAATAACATGCCACTAGTAAAACcctcctgctggtgctgctctgcttccacTGCTGGTTCTGTCCAGGGGTGGGACTGCAGTGGAGCTGTTTCCAAGGGCACTAATccactttgaaaaaaaaccttccaGAAAAGCCCAAAATTACCTAGGGTAGCAACTTTTGGGCCGTGTTCCAGTACTGTCTTTATTGTCAGAATCAGACTGGTGCATGGAACAACAGTCAGTGGAATTTCCTGTGGCTAGAGGGAATAGAAAAACTGGATGGGATTCACTTGAATTCCTGCTTTACTGTCTTACAGAGCACATAAATATATGTGGAGAGGGGTTCTCAGATGGCAAGCAGTCGTTCAATTAAAAGAGGGATTTTTGTGCCCTGCTGCATTTCAGTGGGAGCAGTAGCAGAAtcatcccacagctgctgttAAGACTGTCCAGATCCTAGAGGATGGAACAGTCTGGATAGAGCAGCACCTTTTCCACAGATGTTTTCTTCATCTATAAAAGACATAAAAGCAGTCTCTGTGCTACGACTGTGTCGGAAAATGCTTGGTTTTGCCTTAAAGTGATTAAATGCACTTTGCTGACTGTGGGCTGCTAAGTGTGAACGAAATCCTGTCTTTCCTAGGGATTGGCACAGATAACCCCAATGCTGTGGTGGTGGGGCTGGCTCCTGAGCACTTCCACTACGAGATGATGAACAGAGCCTTTCGGTaaggcagcccctggcaggggctggaggggaagctgtcttctgctgggctctctgctctttctgggaagaaaagggTGGTAGGAATATCAAACATTATGCAGCTTGTGAGGGAGCCACTAATCTTGTGGGATTTGGGTTCTCCACCAGGAACTTCAGGCAGCCCAGACCTCATTTTTACACCTTTCAGTCTAAATAATGCAGAAGTGCAGTTACAGCTGTCACTGAGGGGAAAAGTTAGCAAGTAATCAATACACAAAACTAGGGATGTGGGGAAGCattcacagaattatttgggttggaaaagacccccATCccactgagtccaacctgtgaccaatCCCCACtgtgtcaccagcccagagcactgagtgccatgtccaggccttccttggacacctccagggatggggactccaacacctccctgggcatCTCCTTCCAATacctttccatggggaaattcctcctcATGTCCAACCTGtacctgccctgacacagcctgaggctgtttcctcttctccaaGAGGAGAGGCAGATTCTGTGTTCAAAGCCCAGCCATCAGAGTCTGTGTGCTGTAGGGAAGGAACCCAATGTTTAGGGCAGATTATTCCTTACCTGCCTAATGCAGGATATCCAGCAGTATCTTCTGAAGGATCTTCTGTTCAGGAGTGTCCAGCACAACCTGTTGGGGCAGGTGGGCTATGGAGCTGATCttgagtgttttatttttaatgctctttTTGCCTCTAGGCTGAGGGGTAAGTCAGATACACTCCATCTGTGACCATCCATGAGTGCAGAGCCATGTGTCCTTCTCACTGGTTCTGACTTGACTCCACACTCTGTATTTTGACTTGAAAAGCCTTCAGCTTTCAGACACTGGATGTGAGCCTGTAGCTGAGCGTAGCCCTGGTGATGTATGGGATGAGCCCTTCCCCATCTTTGTTCACTGGATGGGGGCTACCACAGTTCTGCACCTTGAAATCTGGTGAAAACCCTCATACTAAACCCCTTAACCAGTCTTTATAACCATAAAAGTAAAAGAGGGAGTATCAGGTACTGTCCACCAGTGTCTTAGGGAGGATTCTTGGAGTGGGGGGCCAATGCTGTCCTCATCTGCTGCCAGTTCTGTGTTACATCAACAGATGTTGACCCAAACTGACCCTGTCTGCCTCGTTAGTGAGCCTTTCCAAAGGCATTGATTTTGGAATTTTACTTTGGGTCATGAGTGAACTCTTAATTTCACAACTGCAGGAGCTTAACCTGTTGAGTATCCCAGTGCTTACATCATTTTATTGATTTGTATTTCTGTCCTAAATATATTAATTGTTGAATAATATCCATTGTTTGCTTTGGGCTGAAGACCAAGACACTTTAAAAAAGCCAGGATGGGCTCTTTCTGGCCTGTAACACCTCACTGATTTGTTCTGGGTGTTTCCCCCATTCTCTGTGGGGGATAAACTTTTGCTGGTGTCAGTTCTGTGGCCTGATGGAAACACTGGGCACTGGCACATTCTCTTCTTGTCAAGCCTTGCCCTATTCCTTCCCCTTTACTGCTCAGATAATTAAGTCACTTGGGATTTACATTGAA
This window harbors:
- the HDHD2 gene encoding haloacid dehalogenase-like hydrolase domain-containing protein 2; the encoded protein is MAARRALKAVLVDLNGTLHIEDSAVPGAQEALKRLRSAPLTVRFVTNTTKESKRDLLERLTRLGFDIAEHEIFTSLTAARNLLEQQQVRPLLLVDDKALPDFTGIGTDNPNAVVVGLAPEHFHYEMMNRAFRLILDGAPLIAIHKARYFKKKDGLCLGPGPFVTGLEYATDTKATVVGKPEKTFFLEALRGTDCAPEEAVMIGDDCRDDVGGAQQAGMRGILVRTGKYRPADEDKINPGPYLTCENFPEAVEHILKQML